Proteins encoded together in one uncultured Desulfosarcina sp. window:
- a CDS encoding MFS transporter, with product MKPSQSPNLKILFALTLIHFTGDFYSSFTTPLFPAFMDTLNLSLAQVGLIAGINRFLSFIVQPVAGYMADRHQGRAIILGGLAMVVVFIPLSGIAGGFWPLLLVISLGSVGSSLFHPSVAGMIPLYSGNRKGFSMSIFNTGGTLAFAVGPFFITAFVAAQGLRAMPITMVIGLAALIYLWIVVPSPQTEGMAASGLVGTLKKQFGAVWKSIFLIWLVMVLRAVVGQSFMTFMPVLLVSRGYSLVSGGVMITLFTLSGTVSGLLSGILADRAGARPVFLTAHLLMTPALLIMLLLPGLWIYAGVAVAGFFVLATMPLGVTLAQELAPGGRSMVSSLMMGLAYGLGGAMAPLVGKLADIYSVADVLWGVAFIPLITIPLILLFPGKKTMGDG from the coding sequence ATGAAACCCAGCCAAAGCCCCAACCTGAAAATCCTGTTCGCCCTGACCCTGATCCATTTCACCGGAGACTTTTACAGCTCCTTTACAACGCCCCTGTTCCCCGCCTTCATGGACACACTGAATCTGTCCCTGGCCCAAGTGGGGCTCATCGCCGGCATCAACCGGTTCCTCTCGTTCATCGTTCAGCCGGTGGCCGGATACATGGCCGACCGGCACCAGGGCCGTGCCATTATTCTGGGGGGCCTGGCCATGGTTGTGGTCTTCATCCCCCTTTCCGGCATTGCCGGCGGCTTCTGGCCGCTGCTGCTGGTTATCTCACTGGGATCGGTCGGATCGTCGCTCTTCCATCCTTCGGTGGCCGGGATGATCCCGCTGTACTCCGGCAATCGCAAGGGGTTTTCCATGTCCATCTTCAACACGGGCGGGACCCTGGCCTTTGCCGTCGGACCCTTTTTCATCACCGCCTTCGTAGCAGCCCAAGGGCTGCGGGCCATGCCGATCACCATGGTCATTGGTCTGGCCGCGCTGATCTACTTGTGGATCGTGGTGCCCTCTCCGCAAACGGAGGGCATGGCGGCTTCCGGATTGGTGGGCACCCTGAAAAAGCAGTTCGGGGCCGTGTGGAAATCGATCTTTCTCATCTGGCTGGTCATGGTCCTGCGGGCGGTGGTCGGCCAGTCCTTCATGACCTTCATGCCCGTCCTGCTGGTCAGCCGCGGCTATTCGCTGGTCTCCGGCGGTGTCATGATCACGCTGTTCACCCTGTCCGGCACGGTCAGCGGCCTGCTTTCCGGCATCCTGGCAGACCGGGCCGGTGCCCGGCCGGTCTTTCTGACCGCGCACCTGCTGATGACGCCGGCCCTGTTGATTATGCTCCTCCTGCCGGGTCTGTGGATCTATGCCGGGGTGGCCGTGGCAGGCTTTTTCGTACTGGCCACAATGCCGCTGGGGGTGACCCTGGCCCAGGAACTGGCGCCCGGCGGGCGGTCCATGGTCTCCAGCCTGATGATGGGACTGGCCTATGGCCTGGGCGGTGCCATGGCGCCGCTGGTGGGAAAGCTGGCCGACATCTATTCCGTTGCCGACGTATTGTGGGGCGTGGCGTTTATTCCTTTGATCACGATTCCTTTGATTTTGCTGTTTCCGGGAAAAAAGACGATGGGAGATGGATGA
- a CDS encoding glycerophosphodiester phosphodiesterase family protein, translating to MNSKRHSTTGTAERLENNFHRLAGAIFRRWPRPAPPGALLQRCQIVSHRGEHDNRNRLENTLAAFDAAAEAGVWGLEMDIRWTADRFPVVFHDPDTRRLYPLKITLASTPLDRLKDRFPLIPTLSEVVERFGGKQHLMIEIKAEPWSGPSDRARRFKRALSHLVPGRDFHLMGLQPELFARFDFLPARAFVPIARFRMDRFSRLAAARGYAGVSGHYLLAGNGVVDRHHRIGQKFGTGFADSRRCLYREAARGVDWIFSNRAADMQAICTGKNKAPM from the coding sequence ATGAATTCTAAACGGCATTCAACCACAGGAACGGCGGAACGCCTTGAAAATAATTTTCATCGGCTGGCGGGCGCGATCTTCCGGCGGTGGCCCCGCCCGGCGCCCCCGGGCGCGCTTCTGCAGCGTTGCCAAATCGTTTCCCACCGCGGCGAGCACGACAACCGCAACCGCCTGGAGAACACCCTGGCGGCCTTCGATGCGGCGGCCGAAGCCGGTGTCTGGGGCCTTGAAATGGATATCCGCTGGACCGCCGACCGGTTCCCCGTAGTGTTTCACGACCCGGACACCCGCCGTCTGTACCCTTTGAAAATCACCCTTGCCAGTACCCCCCTCGATCGGCTAAAAGACCGCTTTCCCCTGATCCCGACCCTGTCCGAAGTGGTCGAGCGGTTCGGGGGCAAACAGCACCTGATGATAGAGATCAAGGCCGAGCCCTGGTCCGGTCCCTCGGATCGGGCCCGTCGGTTCAAACGGGCGCTTTCGCATCTGGTCCCCGGCAGGGATTTCCACCTGATGGGCCTGCAGCCGGAGCTGTTCGCCCGGTTCGATTTTCTTCCGGCACGAGCCTTTGTGCCCATCGCCCGGTTCCGCATGGACCGCTTCAGCCGCCTTGCGGCGGCCAGGGGGTACGCCGGCGTGTCCGGGCACTACCTGCTGGCCGGCAACGGTGTGGTGGACCGCCATCACCGCATCGGGCAGAAGTTCGGCACGGGCTTCGCCGATTCCCGGCGCTGCCTCTACCGGGAAGCAGCCCGCGGGGTGGATTGGATTTTTTCCAATCGGGCGGCCGACATGCAGGCCATTTGTACCGGAAAAAACAAGGCGCCCATGTAG
- a CDS encoding cupin domain-containing protein codes for MNPNADSLMRPAADGNAKMEKIDFMKTEKVGQRIRKFMAEKELSLEALAEQTGLEPGVLTTIVEDDVYPSLGPLLKIARVLGVRLGTFLDDQIGSDPLVIRRQDRKQELSMLRGKDRPVALKFYSLGSGKSDRHMDPFYVELLPESEKSKDLSSHEGEEFIVVYSGRVEVTYGTEVYELDAGDSIYYNSIVPHYVSCKGAQPAAIYAVLYIPR; via the coding sequence ATGAATCCAAATGCGGATTCCCTGATGCGGCCCGCAGCCGACGGCAATGCAAAGATGGAGAAGATCGATTTTATGAAAACGGAAAAAGTAGGTCAGCGGATCCGCAAATTCATGGCCGAGAAGGAGCTTTCCCTGGAAGCGCTCGCCGAGCAGACGGGCCTGGAGCCCGGTGTTCTGACAACCATCGTAGAAGATGACGTCTACCCCTCTTTGGGGCCGCTGTTGAAGATCGCCCGGGTCCTGGGTGTGCGGCTGGGCACCTTCCTCGACGACCAGATCGGCAGTGATCCGCTGGTAATCCGGCGGCAGGACCGCAAACAGGAACTGAGCATGCTGCGGGGCAAGGACCGGCCCGTGGCCCTGAAATTCTACTCCCTGGGCAGCGGCAAGAGCGACCGGCACATGGATCCCTTCTACGTGGAACTGCTGCCGGAATCGGAAAAATCCAAGGATCTCTCCAGCCACGAGGGAGAAGAATTCATCGTGGTCTACTCCGGCCGGGTGGAAGTCACCTACGGCACCGAGGTTTACGAACTGGATGCCGGCGACAGCATCTACTACAACTCCATCGTCCCCCACTACGTCAGCTGCAAGGGGGCGCAGCCGGCAGCCATTTACGCCGTGTTGTACATTCCCCGTTAG